The DNA window AAACCCTACTTCTGCAGAACTCACTTTTGTTCACAATGAGGGATAATTTTGGGACGAAAGCGAGCTTATATAGGCAGTCAAAACCCTAATTTGACGATGGATTTTATTAAACATTTTGTGCATTTTCACCCAATAAGATGCCGCAATGTTTCAAATTAACCCTTAAAACACACAAATTTTCACAAACACCCCAGTTTGACCTACTATAATTTTGGCCGGGCCTTAATTTtgacataataataatatttagagacgcaaattaaatcataaataatttaattaaacacctcaaccttaataaaatatttaaattgacaTTTTCTACTcgaattttggaaaaaaatgtgtatatttttatttgtctattacatatttaaaataacgattatattttatgtgaataatttaattatttaatatgtcAATAAAAACAGGGGTTAAATTCCTTTTAAAAAACACAAATGGTCTTATGTTAATTGATATTCACAGTAAAAGTTTATTACTTGATCAAGGTGTTGCCTGTTAATTGTAGAGTTACATTAGCAGGGGCGAATCTAGAAGTAGTGAGGAATTCATCCAAATTCCCttaagaaaaaaactttattacTTGATCAAGGTGAGGATTACATTAACAAAGGTGAATAAACCACCTGAATATAAGATTAATGATTGATGATTGGCTTAGTAGTTGAAAGACTCAAAACCCATCTCGAGTTTATTTTCACCAATTCAATGTTCAACCATAGAATCGACAATTTAGAATTTTGATCAAAGAAATAAACATCGTTAAATTAAAAATACTGTGTATAAATTATAACTGCAGCCAAAAAAATTTTCACTTTattagataataataataattctattaAGCTCAAAAAATCTAGAGCAAAGTCGTTCAATGTTTTCCTGGACCTTCATCAGctttgatacaaaaaaaaaaaaaatagtactgGAGGACTCTCCTCCCTATCACATTGATTTGGGAGCTTGCAACCAAAGCTTTAATAAACGCAGTTGCAAAACTCCCCTCATCCACGTTACATTGATTTCATCATGTGTACATAATATACAAAGTGGTACAACACACCGAGGTAGAGGTAAAGTTGCGTACACACCACCCTTCCCAGACCCTACCCAACAGAGTTTCACTGGGTATTGTTGTCGGTGTACTACGCACCGACTGACAATGAAGATGCCAAAAGACTCTTTTTAACTAGCTTCTTGATTCAAGAAGTGGTTCTTTGCCAGATCCATTACCCCAAGCTTTCTCCTTCCAGATCTTCTCCATTTCCTCAAATGACAAGCCCTTGGTCTCTGGCACGAACACGGCGACAAACACAAATGCCATCACTGCTATACCAGCTAGTATCAAGAAAGTAACACCCGTGCCAACAGCCTCAGCTAAGGATAGGAAACTCTGGGCCACTATAAGATTTGATATCCAGTTGACAGTAGCAGACATGCCACCACACATTCCTCTGTAGGACTCTGGGTATATTTCTGAGTTCACTGTCCATGGCACAGGACCCATACCAGGTGCAAAGAAAGCAATATAGAGGGCTAAGCCTATTACAGCAATCCACCCATAGGCCCCGACATTGCCTGAAGTAGATGACTGTAAAATAAATGCTACAGCTAGGAGAATCAAGGACACAATTACACCGGATAAGCTTGTCAATGCCAACTTTTTGCGTCCAAAGTGATCAATGAGGTAAATTCCCACTACAGTACCCATGGCATTCATTAAAGCAACAATGAGAGACAAAAGTAATGCTAACTGATTTGATTTAAACCCAGCCATCTGTACAATTGTTGGACTGTAATACATAACCGTATTGATGCCTGTGAACTGCTGAAATGCCTGCATATTCAAATGAGCAATGATTATAAACAAGCAATTACCATTCATTTCCGATGATCAATAATGACCTCCCCATGCAATAGTGGAATAGGGAAATAACAAAAGATGTTTGCAGTTGGCGCTTTTAACAACTTTTTTTAATCAAGAAATGGGCACTTTTAACTATTAAGTGACCAAAGAAAATAGTATACAAATTGCATCAAGTTCTCCTGTTTAAAATCAATCTACTGCTCACCAAAGGGTCCTATAAGTGTCATCATCATGTTCCCATGCCCTTTTGAATTCAAGTTAAAAGACAACATTTTATATCTAGCCTAGATGAAGCTCAAGGGGAATCCCCAAGTGGGAAAACTAAAATATATGCCCGAATATAGCGTTACCAAAAATAAGAAGATAGTGCTGGAAGCAATCGGTACATATTATTGTAGCATCACAGAAGCCTAAAGAATACCTGTAGTCCAGCCCCAGCAAAGAACGCAAGTCTAATCTCTTTCTTCCTAAAAACATCCAGGTAACTGACAGCCTGCTTTCTCAAGCGTTCTTCCTCTAATGCAGTAGCAAGCTGATCAATCTCCTCCTCCAATCGATAAGGATCATAGATCTTAGCTAGAACAGTGGCAGCTTCAGATTTATCCTTCTGCAGTGGTTTTCTATGTCAACAGTTGCTATTTATCAGCAGTAATTTTCAACAAAGTTAAGAACTTGCACCTTCATGTAAAGCCATCGTGGAGACTCAGGTAAAAATAACATGAGGACAAATTGAATAGCGGCAGGCACTCCTGCCACTCCAAGCATCCATCTCCAAGTCCCTGGTATCTGCTCAAACATTCAAGCGGCTAAGGAAATCAACATAAATTCTAACTTCAAGACAACACAACAGCATTCATGCactatcagttggagatgtttATCCAGTACTCCCCACATAATTGTGATTATTAAAGGCAATCAGTAATCAGTATCAAGAAAAATGAAACTTGAGATTCGGCAGACAGTAAAACAAGTCCTTTCCGGCTATGTACAATAAAAAACTGTATAGAGCAATTATATGAATGGTATAATTTAGAGTACATAACTTTTAAATTGGGACTAAGGCGTGAAACCTTAATCAAGTAAAGATTGGGATCGCACTGGATGATTTTATGTGAGCGAGGATACAGAAGTTTGATTTTCTCGGTAGTGTTCCTCTAGTTAGAACACGATCTGCAGATGACAAAACATAAGCAGTTCTTTCCCTAACCTTATCTGCTTTTTTCGGTAATAATGCATATGTAATTGTATGCACATGACTAAATACAAGTCCTGTACCCGCATAGTCACTATGTCAATTTCAAGGACAGAGAGTGACAAATTGATAGAAGCAAATTAAATAATAGTACTTCCTCTGTTGCAACTTACTTATCTTACTTCCCTTTTAGTCtagaaattatattactttctaTATCTGATAGCTCTTTAACTCCAACATCATGTGGCATGTTCAAAGCCGCAATATTAAAGGGATTTTGATACTTTATACACGCCTTtagtttaaaaccacaagattcaaaagtatTCCGTACTTAAACTTTGTTCCCATTGCACATAAAATGGGATTTTAAGCTTTTGATTTTGTCAAATAATCCCCCATGTCCATAGGCAACACAagattttgttcattttagttATCAAAATCAAAGTAATATAAAGTTAGATAAGGCAGGAAATAAGAAGAAATATCTAACCTCTGTGAAAGCAAGATTCACAAGGTAGGAAAGAAATTGTCCACCTGTAATCATTAGTACATTTGTGCTAACAAGGCCCCCGCGAATTTCTGATGGCGATGCTTCAGCGATGTAAACAGGAGCAGTGACAGAAGTAACACCAACTCCCAGACCTACTAAGAGTCGTCCAAGTATAAGAATGTATGGGTCCGGAGCTGCAGCCATTACCACAGATCCCAGTAAGAAAACAACATCAGCAGACAGAGTAGCTTTCTTCCGTCCAAAATAATCGTTAATCCAGCCCCCAGCAGCAGCTCCAATCATCGCACCAACCAATGCCATACTGACAATAGTTTCCTGCAAAATCATGAAACAAAACTTTTAAGGGGGGGAAA is part of the Solanum stenotomum isolate F172 chromosome 8, ASM1918654v1, whole genome shotgun sequence genome and encodes:
- the LOC125872537 gene encoding inositol transporter 1 — translated: MTIISLPGSSGYLDASNNRKVSYFSNPYVLGLTFVAGIGGLLFGYDTGVISGALLYIKDDFPEVNQSSFLQETIVSMALVGAMIGAAAGGWINDYFGRKKATLSADVVFLLGSVVMAAAPDPYILILGRLLVGLGVGVTSVTAPVYIAEASPSEIRGGLVSTNVLMITGGQFLSYLVNLAFTEIPGTWRWMLGVAGVPAAIQFVLMLFLPESPRWLYMKKDKSEAATVLAKIYDPYRLEEEIDQLATALEEERLRKQAVSYLDVFRKKEIRLAFFAGAGLQAFQQFTGINTVMYYSPTIVQMAGFKSNQLALLLSLIVALMNAMGTVVGIYLIDHFGRKKLALTSLSGVIVSLILLAVAFILQSSTSGNVGAYGWIAVIGLALYIAFFAPGMGPVPWTVNSEIYPESYRGMCGGMSATVNWISNLIVAQSFLSLAEAVGTGVTFLILAGIAVMAFVFVAVFVPETKGLSFEEMEKIWKEKAWGNGSGKEPLLESRS